A genomic stretch from Sphingobacterium sp. ML3W includes:
- a CDS encoding alpha/beta fold hydrolase, whose amino-acid sequence MKSDINISSAEIWAKQLSVWVICLFLTTMIFPSICNGQDKKSWTKEEWNTLLTEQLFPGKKIENLAFNFDTPFEEKYILIKDSIVLNGLLFKAKMPKGLIFYLHGSNGALDTWGKIAPIYAANGYDIFMLDYRGYGKSQGKVTDESMLYNDVQIVYNKLKTIYSEHNIIVLGQSMGSALVSNIAANNQPNLLILQAPYYNIADWVKDVAPELDTTNIPFSFDNASHLKKVKCPIIIFHGSSDKAVYYGSSTKLFKLLKSSDRFITLNNEGHNDFSKNKVYLKWISKILKSNQLAK is encoded by the coding sequence ATGAAATCGGATATCAATATATCATCAGCGGAAATATGGGCCAAACAGTTATCTGTTTGGGTAATATGCCTGTTCCTTACTACGATGATTTTCCCCTCCATCTGTAATGGTCAGGATAAAAAATCGTGGACGAAAGAAGAATGGAATACTTTGCTGACCGAACAATTATTTCCAGGTAAAAAGATCGAAAATTTAGCTTTCAATTTTGATACCCCGTTTGAAGAGAAATACATTCTGATAAAGGATAGTATTGTTCTGAATGGACTATTATTTAAAGCCAAAATGCCCAAAGGTCTGATCTTCTATTTACATGGAAGCAATGGGGCCCTAGACACCTGGGGTAAAATTGCTCCTATATACGCAGCGAATGGTTATGATATCTTTATGCTTGACTATCGTGGGTATGGCAAAAGCCAAGGTAAAGTTACCGATGAAAGTATGCTGTATAATGATGTTCAAATTGTCTACAACAAACTAAAGACAATCTATTCTGAACATAACATTATCGTATTGGGCCAATCAATGGGTAGTGCCCTAGTCTCTAATATTGCAGCCAACAACCAGCCTAACCTGCTGATCTTACAGGCCCCATATTACAATATAGCAGACTGGGTAAAAGATGTCGCTCCTGAATTAGACACCACGAATATTCCCTTCAGTTTTGATAATGCATCCCATTTGAAGAAGGTAAAATGTCCGATTATTATTTTCCACGGCAGCAGTGATAAGGCTGTCTACTATGGTTCCTCTACGAAACTTTTCAAACTGTTAAAAAGCTCAGATCGTTTCATCACATTAAACAATGAAGGGCATAATGACTTCTCGAAAAACAAAGTTTATCTGAAATGGATTAGCAAGATATTAAAATCAAACCAACTTGCTAAATAA
- a CDS encoding DNA alkylation repair protein, whose product MKLSSTAENIITQISDKKTKLGDLRKIANVIKKDHELAMELWSTTHYLARQLAILLMDKKLLFKEIIDRLVSDIEQHQQDEKLQLIDWLMANQLTKDKRTIVLMESWENSTSPLQRRTFWYHQARLRWAGQTPPPNSEELLSKIETRIENEVSEVQWAMNFTAAQIGIFQETFRKRCINIGEQTGLYKNEMVAKNCTPNYLPKFIAIQVAKLNK is encoded by the coding sequence ATGAAACTATCATCGACAGCAGAAAATATTATCACGCAAATTAGCGACAAGAAGACCAAACTTGGTGACTTGCGTAAAATTGCTAACGTTATAAAAAAAGACCACGAACTAGCCATGGAACTATGGTCTACAACACACTATCTTGCCCGACAATTGGCGATCTTGCTGATGGACAAGAAATTACTTTTTAAAGAAATTATTGACAGGTTGGTCAGTGATATCGAACAACATCAGCAAGACGAAAAACTGCAGCTAATTGATTGGCTTATGGCGAATCAACTTACCAAGGACAAACGGACAATTGTATTAATGGAAAGTTGGGAAAACAGTACATCTCCCCTTCAAAGACGTACTTTTTGGTACCATCAAGCCCGATTGCGATGGGCGGGACAAACGCCGCCGCCCAATAGCGAGGAATTGCTTTCTAAGATTGAAACCCGAATTGAAAATGAAGTATCTGAAGTCCAGTGGGCGATGAATTTTACTGCCGCTCAAATCGGTATTTTTCAGGAAACTTTCCGAAAAAGATGTATAAATATCGGAGAGCAAACAGGACTTTATAAAAACGAAATGGTGGCTAAAAATTGTACTCCAAACTATTTACCAAAGTTCATCGCCATTCAGGTTGCAAAACTTAATAAATAA